The following proteins are co-located in the Malus sylvestris chromosome 13, drMalSylv7.2, whole genome shotgun sequence genome:
- the LOC126595022 gene encoding uncharacterized protein LOC126595022: MEIDHPAPSEQKLKAEDLFKAAETGDSSALKSLSQKQLAEAFSLRNEDARSILHVAVSSGRSEVVKLLIAADESTSVINSTDEDGWAPLHSAASIGNSEIVELLLSKGADVNIKNNGGRSALHYAASKGWFEITQCLISHGANINLKDKVGCTPLHRAASTAKSELCELLVEEGAEVDAVDKAGQTPLMGAVICDNKEVSLLLIRHGADVDVEDKEGFTVLGRASKEFRPLLIDAAKAMIEG, encoded by the exons ATGGAGATCGATCATCCAGCGCCGTCCGAGCAGAAACTCAAAGCCGAAGACCTCTTCAAAGCCGCCGAGACCGGAGATTCTTCGGCTCTCAAATCTCTCTCTCAGAAACAGCTCGCCGAAGCTTTCTCTCTCAGGAACGAGGACGCCCGCTCCATCCTCCACGTCGCCGTCTCCTCGGGCCGCTCCGAG GTGGTGAAGTTGCTGATTGCTGCCGATGAATCAACGAGTGTGATAAACAGCACGGATGAAGACGGATGGGCGCCGCTTCATTCTGCGGCCAGCATTGGGAATTCGGAAATAGTTGAGCTGTTGCTAAGCAAAG GAGCTGATGTTAATATAAAAAACAATGGCGGTCGATCTGCCCTTCATTATGCTGCCAGTAAGGGATGGTTTGAGATTACTCAGTGTTTGATCTCCCATGGGGCAAATATTAATCTGAAGGACAAG GTTGGTTGCACCCCATTGCACCGGGCAGCGAGCACTGCAAAATCAGAACTGTGTGAGCTTTTAGTTGAGGAAGGAGCAGAAGTTGATGCTGTTGATAAAGCTGGTCAGACTCCTCTCATGGGTGCGGTGATTTGCGATAACAAAGAG GTTTCTCTCCTTCTAATAAGACACGGAGCAGACGTGGACGTGGAAGACAAGGAAGGATTCACGGTGCTTGGTCGAGCTTCTAAAGAATTTAGACCACTTTTGATCGACGCTGCTAAGGCCAtgattgaaggatga
- the LOC126595023 gene encoding uncharacterized protein LOC126595023, producing MVSSSVSALFRSHPSLHIPHTNLDVHKRPTPVVVCSSSSPAPTSPRHVLLQTSLSLAASAAILLGSNPASAGLLSGSTGIESVPGPELPQIDFLKRFNEENQKKYAENDARFRSTPILKELLEKSKLNKEKNSKEIQDKYCIRGAEWGVGDCSAEGMTPDEKDKFIAMLKEEAGVKD from the exons ATGGTTTCCTCTTCAGTCTCAGCTCTCTTCCGCTCCCATCCTTCCCTTCATATTCCACACACCAATTTAGATGTCCATAAAAGACCTACCCCAGTAGTAGTTTGTTCTAGTTCTTCTCCGGCGCCGACGTCTCCCCGCCATGTTCTTCTCCAAACCTCTCTTTCTTTGGCTGCTTCAGCTGCCATTCTTCTCGGCTCAAATCCAG CTAGTGCTGGATTACTATCAGGATCGACTGGAATTGAATCAGTTCCAGGTCCTGAGTTGCCTCAAATCGACTTCCTCAAACGCTTCAACG AAGAAAACCAGAAAAAGTACGCAGAAAATGATGCAAGATTCAGATCAACTCCAATACTCAAGGAGCTACTAGAAAAATCCAAGCTCAACAAAGAAAA GAATAGTAAAGAAATTCAAGACAAGTACTGCATACGGGGGGCAGAGTGGGGAGTTGGGGATTGCTCGGCAGAGGGAATGACACCTGATGAGAAAGACAAGTTCATCGCAATGTTGAAGGAGGAGGCTGGCGTCAAGGATTGA
- the LOC126595016 gene encoding uncharacterized protein LOC126595016 isoform X2 — protein sequence MYRTVATAATATRGGSPTDSGDCVVTLDQVPRWSNSEYRASLEYGNEDPSFSNSYFPDPLTSKSGGESSIHGMVSRFPVDHEINSKTYLWRGNPWNLEVDAVVNSTNENMDEAHCSPGLHAAAGPGLAEECAALGGCRTGMAKVTKAYDLPARRVIHTVGPKYAVKYHTAAENALSHCYRSCLELLIDNGLQSIAMGCIYTESKNYPREPAAHVSIRTVRRFMEKQKDKIAAVVFCTTTSMDTEIYKRLLPLYFPRDKLEEEIAVLKLPADVGDENGETIIDERKIRIKPLPKKNIPKPPQAPVELPVSDVGLVRRNSSYLDSFLDPAFMSLIKDPDQRRKEQWEKNAQAQSGWNCAKMLGFGDLGGPPLSAAEEYSLHSRYLAKANSVNLSEIAEMKIVYRGGVDSEGRPVMVVVGAHFLLRCLDLERFVHYVVKEFEPIIQKPYTIVYFHSAASLQLQPDMGWMRRVQQILGRKHQRNLHAIYVLHPTFGLKAAIFALQLFVDNVVWKKVVYVDRLLQLFRYVPREQLTIPDFVFQHDLEVNGGKGLIVDPRTKYVYHRP from the exons ATGTACCGGACTGTGGCTACGGCCGCGACTGCAACCCGGGGTGGATCTCCAACTGATAGTGGGGATTGTGTTGTCACTTTGGATCAAGTTCCGCGGTGGAGCAATTCAGAGTATCGTGCTTCCTTGGAATATGGCAATGAAGATCCTTCGTTTTCAAATTCGTATTTTCCTGATCCTTTAACTTCCAAATCTGGGGGAGAGAGCAGTATCCATGGGATGGTCTCAAGATTTCCAGTTGACCATGAAATTAATTCAAAGACATATCTATGGAGAGGGAACCCATGGAATCTCGAAGTTGATGCAGTAGTGAATTCTACAAATGAG AAcatggatgaagcacattgtaGTCCTGGTTTGCATGCTGCGGCTGGACCTGGTCTTGCAGAAGAATGTGCAGCACTG GGTGGATGTAGAACAGGGATGGCAAAGGTCACTAAAGCATACGACCTTCCAGCTAG GAGAGTTATCCATACTGTCGGTCCCAAGTATGCAGTGAAATACCATACTGCTGCAGAAAATGCTCTAAGCCATTGTTATCGTTCTTGCCTTGAACTTCTCATTGACAATGGGCTGCAAAG CATTGCAATGGGCTGTATATATACAGAATCTAAGAACTACCCTCGTGAGCCAGCTGCCCATGTTTCTATAA GGACTGTGCGACGGTTTATGGAAAAGCAGAAGGACAAAATTGCAGCTGTTGTTTTTTGTACTACTACATCAATGGATACAGAGATATACAAAAG ATTGCTTCCGCTTTACTTTCCCCGTGATAAACTCGAAGAGGAGATTGCTGTGTTGAAGCTTCCTGCAGATGTAGGTGATGAAAATGGCGAGACAATTATAGATGAGCGCAAAATCAGAATAAAGCCTTTGCCCAAAAAGAATATTCCAAAGCCTCCCCAGGCTCCAGTTGAGCTTCCTGTGAGTGATGTTGGCTTAGTACGAAG GAACTCATCATATTTGGATTCGTTTTTGGATCCTGCCTTCATGTCCTTAATAAAAGACCCAGATCAGAGACGCAAGGAACAGTGGGAGAAAAATGCTCAAGCACAAAGTGGATGGAATTGTGCTAAAATGCTTGGGTTTGGCGACCTTGGTGGACCTCCATTGTCTGCTGCAGAAGAATACTCACTTCATTCAAGATACCTTGCTAAAGCAAATTCTGTTAATCTTTCAGAAATTGCAGAAATGAAAATTGT TTACCGAGGTGGGGTTGACAGTGAGGGTCGTCCTGTAATGGTGGTTGTGGGGGCACATTTTCTTTTGCGATGTCTTGACCTAGAACGATTTGTACACTATGTTGTTAAG GAGTTTGAACCCATAATACAAAAGCCTTATACTATTGTATACTTCCATTCTGCGGCATCTTTACAGCT CCAGCCAGACATGGGGTGGATGAGAAGGGTACAACAGATACTTGGTCGTAAACACCAACGTAATCTGCAT GCAATATACGTCCTTCACCCAACATTTGGACTGAAGGCTGCAATATTTGCCCTGCAACTGTTCGTGGACAATGTG GTCTGGAAGAAAGTGGTATATGTAGATAGATTACTGCAGCTCTTTCGATATGTTCCTCGTGAGCAGTTGACCATCCCCGACTTTGTGTTCCA GCACGATCTGGAAGTGAACGGTGGGAAGGGTCTCATCGTGGACCCGAGAACAAAGTACGTGTATCATCGACCGTAG
- the LOC126595016 gene encoding uncharacterized protein LOC126595016 isoform X1, with protein sequence MYRTVATAATATRGGSPTDSGDCVVTLDQVPRWSNSEYRASLEYGNEDPSFSNSYFPDPLTSKSGGESSIHGMVSRFPVDHEINSKTYLWRGNPWNLEVDAVVNSTNENMDEAHCSPGLHAAAGPGLAEECAALGGCRTGMAKVTKAYDLPARRVIHTVGPKYAVKYHTAAENALSHCYRSCLELLIDNGLQSIAMGCIYTESKNYPREPAAHVSIRTVRRFMEKQKDKIAAVVFCTTTSMDTEIYKRLLPLYFPRDKLEEEIAVLKLPADVGDENGETIIDERKIRIKPLPKKNIPKPPQAPVELPVSDVGLVRRKLLKNSMFHMSIFILHRFLSTNSSYLDSFLDPAFMSLIKDPDQRRKEQWEKNAQAQSGWNCAKMLGFGDLGGPPLSAAEEYSLHSRYLAKANSVNLSEIAEMKIVYRGGVDSEGRPVMVVVGAHFLLRCLDLERFVHYVVKEFEPIIQKPYTIVYFHSAASLQLQPDMGWMRRVQQILGRKHQRNLHAIYVLHPTFGLKAAIFALQLFVDNVVWKKVVYVDRLLQLFRYVPREQLTIPDFVFQHDLEVNGGKGLIVDPRTKYVYHRP encoded by the exons ATGTACCGGACTGTGGCTACGGCCGCGACTGCAACCCGGGGTGGATCTCCAACTGATAGTGGGGATTGTGTTGTCACTTTGGATCAAGTTCCGCGGTGGAGCAATTCAGAGTATCGTGCTTCCTTGGAATATGGCAATGAAGATCCTTCGTTTTCAAATTCGTATTTTCCTGATCCTTTAACTTCCAAATCTGGGGGAGAGAGCAGTATCCATGGGATGGTCTCAAGATTTCCAGTTGACCATGAAATTAATTCAAAGACATATCTATGGAGAGGGAACCCATGGAATCTCGAAGTTGATGCAGTAGTGAATTCTACAAATGAG AAcatggatgaagcacattgtaGTCCTGGTTTGCATGCTGCGGCTGGACCTGGTCTTGCAGAAGAATGTGCAGCACTG GGTGGATGTAGAACAGGGATGGCAAAGGTCACTAAAGCATACGACCTTCCAGCTAG GAGAGTTATCCATACTGTCGGTCCCAAGTATGCAGTGAAATACCATACTGCTGCAGAAAATGCTCTAAGCCATTGTTATCGTTCTTGCCTTGAACTTCTCATTGACAATGGGCTGCAAAG CATTGCAATGGGCTGTATATATACAGAATCTAAGAACTACCCTCGTGAGCCAGCTGCCCATGTTTCTATAA GGACTGTGCGACGGTTTATGGAAAAGCAGAAGGACAAAATTGCAGCTGTTGTTTTTTGTACTACTACATCAATGGATACAGAGATATACAAAAG ATTGCTTCCGCTTTACTTTCCCCGTGATAAACTCGAAGAGGAGATTGCTGTGTTGAAGCTTCCTGCAGATGTAGGTGATGAAAATGGCGAGACAATTATAGATGAGCGCAAAATCAGAATAAAGCCTTTGCCCAAAAAGAATATTCCAAAGCCTCCCCAGGCTCCAGTTGAGCTTCCTGTGAGTGATGTTGGCTTAGTACGAAG AAAGCTTCTGAAGAATTCCATGTTTCATATGTCAATTTTCATACTTCACAGATTTCTGTCCAC GAACTCATCATATTTGGATTCGTTTTTGGATCCTGCCTTCATGTCCTTAATAAAAGACCCAGATCAGAGACGCAAGGAACAGTGGGAGAAAAATGCTCAAGCACAAAGTGGATGGAATTGTGCTAAAATGCTTGGGTTTGGCGACCTTGGTGGACCTCCATTGTCTGCTGCAGAAGAATACTCACTTCATTCAAGATACCTTGCTAAAGCAAATTCTGTTAATCTTTCAGAAATTGCAGAAATGAAAATTGT TTACCGAGGTGGGGTTGACAGTGAGGGTCGTCCTGTAATGGTGGTTGTGGGGGCACATTTTCTTTTGCGATGTCTTGACCTAGAACGATTTGTACACTATGTTGTTAAG GAGTTTGAACCCATAATACAAAAGCCTTATACTATTGTATACTTCCATTCTGCGGCATCTTTACAGCT CCAGCCAGACATGGGGTGGATGAGAAGGGTACAACAGATACTTGGTCGTAAACACCAACGTAATCTGCAT GCAATATACGTCCTTCACCCAACATTTGGACTGAAGGCTGCAATATTTGCCCTGCAACTGTTCGTGGACAATGTG GTCTGGAAGAAAGTGGTATATGTAGATAGATTACTGCAGCTCTTTCGATATGTTCCTCGTGAGCAGTTGACCATCCCCGACTTTGTGTTCCA GCACGATCTGGAAGTGAACGGTGGGAAGGGTCTCATCGTGGACCCGAGAACAAAGTACGTGTATCATCGACCGTAG
- the LOC126595016 gene encoding uncharacterized protein LOC126595016 isoform X3 has translation MCSTDLWVNLKMLNGIQHGTFNGGCRTGMAKVTKAYDLPARRVIHTVGPKYAVKYHTAAENALSHCYRSCLELLIDNGLQSIAMGCIYTESKNYPREPAAHVSIRTVRRFMEKQKDKIAAVVFCTTTSMDTEIYKRLLPLYFPRDKLEEEIAVLKLPADVGDENGETIIDERKIRIKPLPKKNIPKPPQAPVELPVSDVGLVRRKLLKNSMFHMSIFILHRFLSTNSSYLDSFLDPAFMSLIKDPDQRRKEQWEKNAQAQSGWNCAKMLGFGDLGGPPLSAAEEYSLHSRYLAKANSVNLSEIAEMKIVYRGGVDSEGRPVMVVVGAHFLLRCLDLERFVHYVVKEFEPIIQKPYTIVYFHSAASLQLQPDMGWMRRVQQILGRKHQRNLHAIYVLHPTFGLKAAIFALQLFVDNVVWKKVVYVDRLLQLFRYVPREQLTIPDFVFQHDLEVNGGKGLIVDPRTKYVYHRP, from the exons ATGTGCAGCACTG ATTTATGGGTGAATTTGAAGATGTTGAATGGGATACAACATGGAACTTTCAAT GGTGGATGTAGAACAGGGATGGCAAAGGTCACTAAAGCATACGACCTTCCAGCTAG GAGAGTTATCCATACTGTCGGTCCCAAGTATGCAGTGAAATACCATACTGCTGCAGAAAATGCTCTAAGCCATTGTTATCGTTCTTGCCTTGAACTTCTCATTGACAATGGGCTGCAAAG CATTGCAATGGGCTGTATATATACAGAATCTAAGAACTACCCTCGTGAGCCAGCTGCCCATGTTTCTATAA GGACTGTGCGACGGTTTATGGAAAAGCAGAAGGACAAAATTGCAGCTGTTGTTTTTTGTACTACTACATCAATGGATACAGAGATATACAAAAG ATTGCTTCCGCTTTACTTTCCCCGTGATAAACTCGAAGAGGAGATTGCTGTGTTGAAGCTTCCTGCAGATGTAGGTGATGAAAATGGCGAGACAATTATAGATGAGCGCAAAATCAGAATAAAGCCTTTGCCCAAAAAGAATATTCCAAAGCCTCCCCAGGCTCCAGTTGAGCTTCCTGTGAGTGATGTTGGCTTAGTACGAAG AAAGCTTCTGAAGAATTCCATGTTTCATATGTCAATTTTCATACTTCACAGATTTCTGTCCAC GAACTCATCATATTTGGATTCGTTTTTGGATCCTGCCTTCATGTCCTTAATAAAAGACCCAGATCAGAGACGCAAGGAACAGTGGGAGAAAAATGCTCAAGCACAAAGTGGATGGAATTGTGCTAAAATGCTTGGGTTTGGCGACCTTGGTGGACCTCCATTGTCTGCTGCAGAAGAATACTCACTTCATTCAAGATACCTTGCTAAAGCAAATTCTGTTAATCTTTCAGAAATTGCAGAAATGAAAATTGT TTACCGAGGTGGGGTTGACAGTGAGGGTCGTCCTGTAATGGTGGTTGTGGGGGCACATTTTCTTTTGCGATGTCTTGACCTAGAACGATTTGTACACTATGTTGTTAAG GAGTTTGAACCCATAATACAAAAGCCTTATACTATTGTATACTTCCATTCTGCGGCATCTTTACAGCT CCAGCCAGACATGGGGTGGATGAGAAGGGTACAACAGATACTTGGTCGTAAACACCAACGTAATCTGCAT GCAATATACGTCCTTCACCCAACATTTGGACTGAAGGCTGCAATATTTGCCCTGCAACTGTTCGTGGACAATGTG GTCTGGAAGAAAGTGGTATATGTAGATAGATTACTGCAGCTCTTTCGATATGTTCCTCGTGAGCAGTTGACCATCCCCGACTTTGTGTTCCA GCACGATCTGGAAGTGAACGGTGGGAAGGGTCTCATCGTGGACCCGAGAACAAAGTACGTGTATCATCGACCGTAG
- the LOC126595027 gene encoding ubiquitin-conjugating enzyme E2 36-like — MANSNLPRRIIKETQRLLSEPAPGISASPEEYPMAPPKVRFLTKIYHPNIDKLGRICLDILKDKWSPALQIQTVLLSIQALLSTPNPDDPLSENICKALEDK; from the coding sequence ATGGCGAACAGTAATCTTCCGAGAAGAATTATCAAGGAGACGCAGAGGCTTCTCAGCGAACCAGCTCCTGGAATCAGTGCTTCTCCTGAAGAATATCCAATGGCACCTCCAAAGGTCCGTTTCCTGACAAAAATATATCATCCTAACATTGACAAGCTTGGGAGGATATGCCTCGATATTCTGAAAGACAAATGGAGTCCAGCCCTTCAAATCCAGACAGTATTGCTGAGCATTCAAGCACTTCTGAGTACTCCAAATCCTGATGATCCGCTTTCTGAGAACATTTGCAAAGCACTGGAAGACAAATGA